The Pirellulales bacterium genome segment TTGGGCCCAGACCGCCCTCCGCGGCCGACGTGTCAGCGCGGCCAGCGCCGCGCGGTTCATGCCCGACGCTTTGTGGTCGAACAGCACGAGGTCGCATTCTTCGTCGGCCGACCGAACGCCGGCCAGGTCGTACACAGGCACGACGGAGTGGCCGGCGGCGCGGAAACCGTCGGCCACCCAGCTCGGCTTGTGAACCAGCACGGCGTCGGGGTGGTCGCAGGCAACGGCGATGTGCATGAGGGGAGTCGAATCCAGCCGCGTAGCGGCGACAGAGTTTAGCCGTGGGCGCGAGCCCACGGGAACGATGTGCGCAACATCCCGAGAGCCGCGTAGCGGCGACAGAGCGTTGCGGGGATTCTCTGCCGCCGCTACGCGGCTCTCCGGCGCGAGGGTGCCGGGTTCCGTGGGCTCGCGCCCACGGCTAAGCTCTGCCGCCGCTACGCGGCAGACCGCCGCGGCGCCCAACGTCAGGCATACGATCAGGCGTTACCCTCCGGCGGCAATCCCGCGCGTTTGGCGTCGGCGTTGCGCTCTTCGGCCACGCGTTGAATGACGTCGTCGGGGATGCGGCCTTCGACCACCTTGGCGTTGCGGGCCTCGACCAGCCGGTGCATCCAGACCAGCCAACGCTGCAACGTCGCGAGCGGCTGATCGTGCGTCACTTGCTCCGGCTCGATCTCCAACCGCCGCTTGAAAAACTTCCGCAAGGCCGACTCGACTGTCGCCCGACGCTTCTCCTGCTGCAGCGGATCGAAGACGCGAATCTTGCGGGCCACGGTGTCGACCGCCACGCGGTAGCCCGGCAAGTCGGGCAAACCCGCCAGCTCGGCGTCGGCCAGGTTCATCGCCGGCAGGTTCGACCGCCGCCACTTGCCGCGCCGCGCTTCGCCCAGCGGCTCGATGAAAGGATTGATGTTCTTGTCGTCGCGTCCAAGTTCGATGGTGATTTCCATGAGTGAGGTTCCTTGAGAGTAAGAAGTTACAGTTGAGAAAAAAGGTGGCTGGGGCAGAGCCTGGCCGCGTTGATTCGGACCTTGCCGAACGATGTAGCGGCCAAGCGATGCCCCGGTTCGCGGGGGCGGGCACCGGGGCATCGCTTCGGGCGTGGACCGTTCGGCGCGCGGAGCCGAAGCCAGCAGCAACGCCGCTCGGCGCGCAGGCACGATCGTTTATCCCACGCCCGACGCTCTGCCCCAGCCACCAGTCCTTCCCCGCGGTGGGCCGGCGCTCGCAAGCTCGCTGGTCCCACCCTACGAATCGTTTAGTGCAGCGAGGCGTTCGTCATCTCGACCATCGCGTTGGGATCGACGAGCTGACCGCCCCAACGGCTGCGGGCGACGATGAGCAGCTCGTTGGCCAGCATCAGCGTCTTGCCCTCGTCGCTCACCTGAATCTCCATGCCTTTCCGCCGCCACATGCGATACTTCGACATGTTGACGAAGGCCAGGTCGCTGCCCGCCACGTCGTTCTCGATCTTGAAGGGATGGCTGGCCAGCATGTACTGCTCGTAGTCGTAGCCGAAGATGCGCCGCTGGTCGGTGCCGCTGACGCTGATGCCGCGGATGCGGAAGTACAGGCCGTCCGACGCCACCCAGACCACGTTCTCCTGCTTGTTGCGGTACTGCTTGGGCAGCGTCTTGACCATGCCTTCGATGTCGCTGACGGTCATCGGGCCGGCGGTCGAGTTCTTGCTGGTGGCCGTGAGCACGTTGGCCGTGTTGAACAGGCCCAGCGGCCCGGTGGTGCCGTCGCCGTTGGCGATCTCCTTGTCGAGCCACTGCAAGAGTGCCCGTTGATAGAGGCTGATGATGTCGGCCTGCAAATCGACCGGGCTGTCGGCCAGGAAGTCTCGGCCGATGGTGATGGCGCCGGTGGCGTTGTAGATGTTGGTGGTGAGCTGGCCGACGAGGCTGCTGGTGGTCGCGAGGGTGATGCCCGGCGTGTCGCCTTCGGCGGGACCGGCGGAGATCGTCATGTTGGCCAGCGTCGCGCCTTTCACCTGGTTGCTGGTGGCCAGCTCGCGCAGGTCGACCAGCGGGAACAGCTCGCCGTAGAGCAGCGGGAAGGTGACGAGGTCGACGTCGAAGAAGTACGGCACGGCGTATTGGCCGCCGGAGGTCGAGTCGGCCAGCAGGGTCTTTTGGTGCAGCGGCGAGAGGCGGCCCGGCTCGCGGTAATAGTGCGTGCCGTTGCCGTCGCGGACTTCGCCCACCCATTCGCCACGTTCGACCAGCTCTTGATAGAGGTCGCGGTCGTGATCGCTGTGCAAGTGGGCGGTGCCGAGCTGGCTGGCGAGCTTGTGCTTGAGCCAGGCGCCGGCCATCGCCTTTTCGAGCTGACTCGATTCGTAGGCCGGACGGTTCTCGAAGGTGACGTCGTGCCCGGCCAGGCGGCCGATGTGCAGGGCCGACTTTTTGTCGTTGGGCCAGATGAGGCGGCGTTTGGTCGAGTCGTATTGTTCGCTGGCCCGTTTGACGCGCGGAGCGGCGGCGGCGGCGGTGGAAAAAACTTGGGCGGGCTGAAGTTGGGTTTCGGTCTGCATGGTGGGGGTTCCTTGGATAAAGAGGTCTTGGGTCTTGGGACTTTGGTCTTGGTAGGTGGCTGGGGCAGAGCGTGGCGCGTTGACGGTCTCGATTGAGACGGACGTTGCCGCCACGCGATGCCCCGGTTGAACGGGCGCACCGGGGCATCGCTTGGCCGGTAGCGCGGTTTGGTCGTTGTCCGTCCCAACGCGGCCAAGCTCTGCCCCAGCCACCGCCGAAGCGGCGCAGCCGGTTGGGTTGCCGTCGTGGTAGCTCATGCCGCCGCCGTCGTCGTCTTGCAAGTTGGAGTCGAGCACGGCGTTGAGATGTTTGACGGCGCCGCTGGCCAGCGCGGAAACCTCGGCCGTGGCCTGTTCGTGCTGGGCGATCGCGCCGCCGTGCTGGATGGCTTCGGCGAGACGGTCGGCGTTTTCCTGCGAGACGACGCGGCCGGATTTTGGCTTGCTCCCGTCGCCGTCGAGTTGATCGAGCATGTCGTCGAGCGGCAGCGTGGCCTTTCGGGCAAGCTCGGCCACGGCGCCGCGACTGTCGTCGTGGTGTTCGATGGCTTTGAAATGGAAGCGGGCCGCGCGGACGCGTCGTTCGTTGACCGCATTCAACGCGCGGCCCGCTTTTTGATGCAACGTCGGGTTCATGGATTGGATCTCCGGGATTACAGGATCGTTAGTCGGTTGCGCGGGATCTGAAGGCGTTAGGCTTTGGGCGTTAGGCGTTGGGACTTCCGCGGTGGACGCCTGTCCTAACGCCCAACGCCTATCGCCCAACGCCTTTTCCTCGGTGGGCCGGCGCTCGCAAGCTCGCTGGTCCCACCCTACGCGTGCTTGAAGATCGGCGCCGCTGACAACCACCGGACGGTTCTCGAACCGGGTCCCGGCCCAGGCTTTCACCAGCGGATGGGCCAACTTGGCGCGGCTGAAGGCCTCGATCACGGCGTCGGGATTGCTGGGCACGCTGACCAGCGAAACTTCGAGAATCTTGAACTGCAGTATGTGATAGCCGCTGTAGGGAACGGACTCCGTGCCGTTCCGCCCGGCATCATCGCCGTCGAGCGGCTCCCACTTCGTCGGCAGGAAGCCGTGACTGATGCGCAGTGCGCCGTGCTCGGCGAGCAACGCCGCGTCTTGGCCCAGCGCGGTATCGGCGATCGAGAACGTGCCGGTCAACCGCTGCGCCGTGCGCTCGCCGACATCCAGCAACCGCCCGATCGGCAAGTCGGGCAAGTGTTGCCACAACAGCGGCGCCCGCGGATCGAGTTCGGCGCCGGCGGTTTCCAGCACGTCGCCGTCGAGGTCTTGCCGCGTGGTGGTGATGACGGCCGGAAAGGTGGCGAGGGTATGCGGAGGAAGTTCGTAGGGTGGGACCAGCGAGCTTGCGAGCGCCGGCCCACCATCTTTAGGCGTCAGGCTACAGGCGTCAGGTATCGGGGGCCTGACGCCTGACGCCTGTTGCCTGACGCCTTCTGTGAGCGGCCGCATGTCTTCATGATGATAAACGAGCTTTCGCCGCGCGGCCTTGAGCCACGCCCGCCATTGCCGTCGCGACACGCCGTCGAGCAATCCCGACGGGCATCGTCCGCCGAGACAGACTTCGAGTTCGCGCAGATAATCGGCCGCCGTACCGATGCCCAGCGGCCGCGATCGGCGGCGAATGTGTTTGATTAGAGTGAGAGTGGACATGGAAGAGATGAGAGATGAGGGATGAGGGAGGATGGCCTTCCTAGGCCGTCACGTTAGACGAGGTCTTGGGTCTTAGGTCTTGGGACTTTGAGATACCTGCAGTTTGCCGCGCGAGTGGCTTGGGATGTGTTTGCGACGAGAAAGTTTGCGATGCTAGCCGCGAAGCGGCGTGACTCATCAGCCCAGGGCAACGCCCTGGGTATGCGGTGGGCGACAAACATGTTAGCCCTGAAAGGGCGTGACCGGTGTTTCAACCGTTACCGGTCGCACCCCGTTGGGGTGCAAGGATACGACATCCACACCACCCAGGGCGTTGCCCTGGGCTGATGAGTCAGACCCCTTCGGGGTCGGAATCTCGGCGAAAACACCGGTGAAAAAGCAGGACGAACTCTTTAGCCGATCGGGCCTCGATTCAACCACTCCTGAGCCGGCTTCAGCCGGGCTTCTCGATCGGGCCGATGTCTGCAAGCTACGAAGCGATTGGCTTGTTGTGACGCGGCGAGCATTGGGTTGCGCGCCGGTTTTCTTGAACCGCCGCGCTGCCTTACAATGGCCGCATGCCTTCTCGCCCGCAATTCTCGCTGCGCGTGCTGCTGTTCGTGACGCTGATGGTCTGCCTGGCGGCGGCGACGCTGAGCGAGCCGCCGGCGGAAAGAACGTTGGCGAACCATGTTCAAGGGTCGCTGCGAATCGCACTCTGCGTGGCGCTGCCGGCGATGCTGGTCGCCGGGGCGGCTCAGCGAGGTGGTTATGCCAGATCGTTTTGCATCGGCGGGCTGTTCCCGGCGCTGGCCGGCTTGGCGCTGGTATGCACCGGGTCGAACGCTTATCTGGCGAACGTCGACGAGTATCTCGAACATTTGGGCAATCGCGGCTGGCCGGTCATCCTCGGCGGATTGTGGAAGTCGCTGCCTGGCATGCGGCACGTCATCGCGCTCACCTGGATTTTGATACCGTGCTCGGGCTGCGCCACGGTGTTCCTCCATAGGCTGTTTCGGCTGAACGAGCAAGAAAACCAACTCGACTCCGAGGCGACGGGGCCGCGGTCTTTGGTGCGCATGGCGTTGGTTGCCGCAATCAGCGTTGGTCTTGTCGTCTTGGCGAGTGGCAGGCCTCCCGCACCGGCCTTCGCGGCCAGCGCTCAGGCGTTGCTGAGAGTCGCCCTGAGCATGGCCTCGCCAGGCATGCTGACGTTGGGTGCCGTTCATTCTCGCGGCTGCTTCAGGACTTTTTGTGTTGGAGCGGCACTCCAGTCTTTCGCGGGCAGCGTGCTCATGTGCGAAACGTTGTTCCAGGACACGGAGCACAACTCGAGCGACGCATCGTGGCTGCTGCGCGAGCATTATGCCTTTGCCGTCGTATGGGCCTCGGCGCCATTATTCGGGCTGGCGTGCGTCTTTGTCCACTTGCTGTTGCAACTCGTCAAACGCAGCGCGGCAAAGGAATGACGCCCTTACAGGGCTACGAGGAGGTTCGCTGCCCGAGATCCCAGGGTTCCGCTGCGCTGCACCCTGGGCTATCGAATCACGCCCGTTCCGGGCTAAGATCGTGGCACGGTTTACCGGCAAGGCGAGCGTCGAAGGCGACAGGTTCATTCATCCTGCCGGGCATCGTCATCGGGATCCCATTTGCCCGTCACATCCTCGCGCAGCACCGGTTTCTCTCCCATGGGCGCGCCGGCGTAGAGGCCGAGCGAGACCATCTCGAACCCGCCATAGGCCCCTTCGATGCTCACGTATTGGTACTGCCGCTCGTCGCTCTCGACGCTCCAGTAGAACTCATGCACTTCGTCGAAAATCTCCTGCATGGCGAGCAGGTCGATCCGGCTCAGATCGGCGTCGACGAGCTTTCCGTCGCGGCGGCCGCCGACCTTCTCGATGGGCGTGGGATAGATCGACACGTCGAGGATCCCGAAGCCGAGGTCCAGCCGCCAACGGCAGCGCAGCGGTCCCATCGTCACGTCGGAATGGACGCAGCCGCTCATCAAGTCGAAGAGCGATTGCACCGCCGCGCTCATTCGGGCGGCGTCGGGCGGCGGACTGAATAGCCAATCCCGGCCGCTGCGCATCGCGGAGGCGAACTTGCAGGGGGAACGCCGCACCGTGACGGCCAACTGCGTTTCGCCGTGTTCTTCCAACTCTTTGAGCAACCGCAATCGCCATGCTTCCAGCGCCTGGGCGTCGTAGGCATGCACCTCCTCCGCCGGACCGGCCAGGTCGGACCTGAACAGCGCCTGCATGGCTTCGGCGAGGCGGCCTTCGATCGAGTCGGCGTCGGGCGGCGGCTTGTCGCGCGCGATCTTTCCCTGTTCCCAAGCCGCATCGAGCTGGGTCGCGCGCTCGTCGATCGGCGGCCCGTCGCCGCCGGCCGCGCGCATCATCCGTTCGTCGATCGTGAAGCACACCAGAAAGGAGCCGACGTCCTCGTGCAAGCAGCCGTCGTCGCGCACGGCCTGATAGACGGCCAGCCGCTGTTCGTCGGAGGAGTTCTGCGAGAGTTCCAAAAACCGCGGCCACCAGTCGGGCAAACGCGGCAGCTCGCGGCCGGCGGTCCGCAGGAGGGAGTCGATTTTATCGTAAGGATTCTGGCTTCCGGCGGAACTCATAAATGCGGTGCGCAGTCACATGCCGAGTATTGTTTTGAGCTCTTGCTGTAGTCGTTGCATATCAGAATCAGCAAGGCGTCCGAGGACTTTCACGATGCGTTTGGTGTCGATCGCGCGAATCTGATGACTAAGAACCACTGACTCCGCATTCAGACCGTTCTCCTGCGATGGGCTGACGCGAAACGATCCTTGAAACGACATGGCCTTCATTTGGCTTGTCAACGGCACGATGACCAGCGTTGAGAGATTGGCCCTTGCATTGTCGGCATGAACGACGATGGCCGGTCGCGCTCCAAACTGTTCCCTGCCGGGACTTCCGCCAGGGCGCGGGATTTCCGCCAAGACCACGTCGCCGAACCTCATCGAGCGCTACTCCATTCTGCGTTCGAATGCCACGAAATCCTGGTCGCTTGCCTCCTCCCAGGCAGCCAACTCGGCGTCAAGCGGATCAGAAACTCGGTCGTAAACGTGAACCGCAGTCACTCGGCAACCAGTCGACTCGATTTCATCGATCGCAGTTGCGACGGCACTGCCCAACGATTCGGCCTGGCGGTCGAAACTGAGAGAAACTATGCCGTCCTGGGTCGCCAGAACCGCATCATCGCAACCGACCGCGGAAAGTTTGCCTTCGACGTCTTTGACCGCATTGGCTGCGGCATCGAGCGCCACACTGAACGCGAAAACCTGGCGGCCGGAATCGGATTGAGTTGCCATTGCAGTCGTCCCCGTAAAAGGAAGAATTCATGTTACTCTATCGCGCGACGGGAGAAAAGCTCACGGCCCGGCCCACCTGCCGAGCGTGGTTGCATCGTCGTCGCGACATTGATTTGAATGGCCGGCCGCGGACGGCTTACAATGCCCGCCTGCCTTCTCGCCCGCGATGCTCGTTTGCGCATTGAACTCATTGGAGGACAGGCGGGCGGCCGATGGGAACCCGTTCTCTTGTTTCCAATGCGCTATTCCATCGTCGTGATGTGGGCACTGGCGCCATGTTTCGGGCTGATGGGGGCGTTGTTCTATTGGCTGATGCGAGGGACCCAGGCGAACGGATCGAGAAGCCCGCCAGCGGCCTAGCGATCGTCGCGAACGACATAGCGCAAGGCAGCGAGGATTTCAGCCATGCGAGCCGGCTTCAGCCGGCCGATGGCGCCGCGCCCGACGTCGAATCGCGATTTATCAAGCGTGCTGACTTCGTCCGCCTTCACGACGCAGTCTTTGTCGAGACCGCCTTCGCCAGCTTTGAGCAGCACGCAATACGGCAGCTTCGAGCGTTTTTCGAGCTGCTGCGAATAACAAGGCATCACTACGACGCTGTGTCCGCGATTCTGGTCGTCGCGCGAGACGACAACCGTCGGACGTTGCTTGCCGTCCGCCTCGGGCTTGAGCAGGAACACTTGGCCGCGTTCCATATAAGTTTACCACGGCTCCGATGCAGAACGCCGCGCAAGTGATTCTGACGACGCTTTCCGCCACGCGTGCCGCTCGATCCAGTCGCGGGCACTGTCGCGGCACCTCGCAAACTCCGAGACGTTGTCGAGATCGCCGCCCTGAAGTATTTGCTGTCGAATGAGCGCTTGCATTTGCTCGCAACGGGCAAGCCATCCGCGGTACAACGCCTCCAGCGTCTCGTCGAGCTCTGGCGAAAAGTCGATCAGCCCCTGATAGGCCGCCTGGCGAATCGTCTCCTCGGCCTTGACGATCCATTGGAAGGCGTCGATGCCCTGCTGAACGAGTCGTTGGCACGCCACAGCCTTGAGCGACTGCACGTCGCCGTTGGCCAGCGCGGCGGAGTAGTCGTCCAACGATTTTTGGGCGACCGCGAGTTCCAGGGATTCCAGCGTTTTGATAGACATGATGGATCGCGTTGTTTTCCATCGGTATTCTAACCCGCGGCCATGATGGTTTCCAATCGCGATTGGGCAACGATCAGGGACTAACGCCCTTACAGGGCTACGAGGATTTTCGCTGGATCGACACCCAGGGTTCCGCTGCGCTGCACCCTGGGCTATCGAATCACGCACCTTCGGTGCTGAGAGACGGGGACGCTCGGTCATTACACGTCGCTGTCCGCCTCTTCCCCTTCCGCCACCTCCTCTTCTTCCGCCACCGGCGTCACGGGCGGCGGGGCGGCCGGCGATCGCGCCCCGCCGATCGGCGCGTAGCCCGACGTACTGGGCACCAGCGCAACATCGCCGCCGGGCAAGGGCGGCAAACGCAACACGGCCGAACGGAACTCGTTCACCGTCACGCAGGCGTATTTCAGGCCGTCTTCCCACTCGCGCAGTTCCATCTCGCTGTCGCGCGGCCGGGCAGGCTCGATGAACAGCGCGTAGTCGCCCGACGTGTCGAACCGCGGCAACACGCCGATCGTCAGCACGCGGCTCAACAGCTCGATCTTCGGATTGACGGTTTGATAAACGAAGTGCCGGTCGGCCTCCCCGCTTTCCGCCCGGCTGCCCAGGCCGGCGGCGCCGGCGATGTAAGGGTGCGTGCCGAAGGTCTGCTCGACGCGGGCCTGCGTCTTATCCATGTTGCCGCCAAAGTCCATCTCCTTGGGCTTGTTGCCCCAGGGGTCAATCGAGTCGATCAAGGCGTCTTTGATCAGCGGCTCGCCGAAGTGGGCCAGCCCGCGATACCGCGACATGATCGCCTCGCGAATCTGCTCCTGCTGCCACTTCCGCAGCCGCGGGCGAATGGCCTTGCCGTCGCGGGCAACTTGGCTGCCGACCGTGATGATCGCGCCGGGATGAATGCCAAGCTGAAAGGCCCGTTTCTGGGCCTCTTGCACGAACTCGTCGATCATCACGCTGCGACCGCCGGCCTCCAGCGGTCCCAGCCCGCGGAGCGGATTGGCCGGATCGGGATACCAGAAGGGCACGATCTCGTCGGCCGCCAGCAGGCTCTCTTCGGCCTGCCCGTCGGTTTTGACGGCCCAACCGTCGACGATCCGCGAGCCGCTGATGATCGGCCGCACCCAATGGCTGGGCAGATACCAGATTTCGCGACGAGTACCTTTTGGGCCGGCGACCGTGGGAAACCACCAGTAGGCATAGCCGGTCACTTCCAGGCTGGCGATGCTGACGTACTTCAGGCACCAATCGTTCCAGCCCGGAATGCTCGGCGCGGGGTTGTGCAAAGCGTCGAGAATCGGGTGTTGATCGACCAGCTCGACGGCGTTCTGTAGGGAACGGGGCGCCCTCTGGGCCCCGTGCCGTTCCGTTGCCTTTCGCGCGATGGCCAGCTCGCGGACCCAGGGCGGCAA includes the following:
- a CDS encoding phage major capsid protein, with the translated sequence MSTLTLIKHIRRRSRPLGIGTAADYLRELEVCLGGRCPSGLLDGVSRRQWRAWLKAARRKLVYHHEDMRPLTEGVRQQASGVRPPIPDACSLTPKDGGPALASSLVPPYELPPHTLATFPAVITTTRQDLDGDVLETAGAELDPRAPLLWQHLPDLPIGRLLDVGERTAQRLTGTFSIADTALGQDAALLAEHGALRISHGFLPTKWEPLDGDDAGRNGTESVPYSGYHILQFKILEVSLVSVPSNPDAVIEAFSRAKLAHPLVKAWAGTRFENRPVVVSGADLQARVGWDQRACERRPTEEKALGDRRWALGQASTAEVPTPNAQSLTPSDPAQPTNDPVIPEIQSMNPTLHQKAGRALNAVNERRVRAARFHFKAIEHHDDSRGAVAELARKATLPLDDMLDQLDGDGSKPKSGRVVSQENADRLAEAIQHGGAIAQHEQATAEVSALASGAVKHLNAVLDSNLQDDDGGGMSYHDGNPTGCAASAVAGAELGRVGTDNDQTALPAKRCPGAPVQPGHRVAATSVSIETVNAPRSAPATYQDQSPKTQDLFIQGTPTMQTETQLQPAQVFSTAAAAAPRVKRASEQYDSTKRRLIWPNDKKSALHIGRLAGHDVTFENRPAYESSQLEKAMAGAWLKHKLASQLGTAHLHSDHDRDLYQELVERGEWVGEVRDGNGTHYYREPGRLSPLHQKTLLADSTSGGQYAVPYFFDVDLVTFPLLYGELFPLVDLRELATSNQVKGATLANMTISAGPAEGDTPGITLATTSSLVGQLTTNIYNATGAITIGRDFLADSPVDLQADIISLYQRALLQWLDKEIANGDGTTGPLGLFNTANVLTATSKNSTAGPMTVSDIEGMVKTLPKQYRNKQENVVWVASDGLYFRIRGISVSGTDQRRIFGYDYEQYMLASHPFKIENDVAGSDLAFVNMSKYRMWRRKGMEIQVSDEGKTLMLANELLIVARSRWGGQLVDPNAMVEMTNASLH
- a CDS encoding type II toxin-antitoxin system PemK/MazF family toxin, producing MRFGDVVLAEIPRPGGSPGREQFGARPAIVVHADNARANLSTLVIVPLTSQMKAMSFQGSFRVSPSQENGLNAESVVLSHQIRAIDTKRIVKVLGRLADSDMQRLQQELKTILGM
- a CDS encoding type II toxin-antitoxin system PemK/MazF family toxin, which encodes MERGQVFLLKPEADGKQRPTVVVSRDDQNRGHSVVVMPCYSQQLEKRSKLPYCVLLKAGEGGLDKDCVVKADEVSTLDKSRFDVGRGAIGRLKPARMAEILAALRYVVRDDR
- a CDS encoding phage portal protein; amino-acid sequence: MPSFTSHRDHALRDADSGYQRCLKAAQSQHAGISPEQLLVGSGGNINLKADGYQRLADARTQQSHFRGQVYTSVRPIAQRIAGQPIRLARIGRRGRRGPEPRQYLLPPWVRELAIARKATERHGAQRAPRSLQNAVELVDQHPILDALHNPAPSIPGWNDWCLKYVSIASLEVTGYAYWWFPTVAGPKGTRREIWYLPSHWVRPIISGSRIVDGWAVKTDGQAEESLLAADEIVPFWYPDPANPLRGLGPLEAGGRSVMIDEFVQEAQKRAFQLGIHPGAIITVGSQVARDGKAIRPRLRKWQQEQIREAIMSRYRGLAHFGEPLIKDALIDSIDPWGNKPKEMDFGGNMDKTQARVEQTFGTHPYIAGAAGLGSRAESGEADRHFVYQTVNPKIELLSRVLTIGVLPRFDTSGDYALFIEPARPRDSEMELREWEDGLKYACVTVNEFRSAVLRLPPLPGGDVALVPSTSGYAPIGGARSPAAPPPVTPVAEEEEVAEGEEADSDV